Part of the Dehalobacter sp. 12DCB1 genome is shown below.
CCGACAATCGCAATTCTTTTATGCATTAGATACGACCTCCTCGACCCTATATTATTAATGTTTTTTTAGTTTATTGCTTAATAATTCAAATTCAAAATATTTAATATTGTTCGAAGAACATCAGGTGGATCAGCTTTTTCACTAATGGATTCTGAACCGAGTAAAAGACCTCTAGTCCTTCGCGTCTACCCCTTATAATTCCCTTATTTCTCAACGCAGATAAGTGCTGAGAAATTGTCGACTGCGGAATACTCAGACAATTCTGCATGCTCATTACGTTGCTTTCCCCATTTTCCATCAGGCCTTTAACAATGCAAAGCCGGACAGGGTGGGAAAGTACTTTTAATATGTCCGCCCTTTCTTCGAAATAAACCGGATTATCTTTGTAAGTCAACAAGCAAACCCCTCCTCCATTCTTATATTCTAATATTACGATATAGCAATATATTTGTCAATTTTGCATTCCCGTTATCATTCTTTTATTTTCTCTATCCTTAAATTCTATTTTTGAGATTTTAAAACCCGCACCTCCTACTGAAGATGCGGGGCAAATCATCATAAACCGGTCTGCTTCCCTATCCCAAACAGCTTATCCCTATGCAGCCTGCACCAG
Proteins encoded:
- a CDS encoding metalloregulator ArsR/SmtB family transcription factor, producing the protein MLTYKDNPVYFEERADILKVLSHPVRLCIVKGLMENGESNVMSMQNCLSIPQSTISQHLSALRNKGIIRGRREGLEVFYSVQNPLVKKLIHLMFFEQY